A part of Drosophila bipectinata strain 14024-0381.07 chromosome 3L, DbipHiC1v2, whole genome shotgun sequence genomic DNA contains:
- the Blos4 gene encoding biogenesis of lysosome-related organelles complex 1 subunit 4 — MNNVAHDYAKIIQSADLEKEINPLCTNIDDMLARLDEFETLLASVRAESNGMMANNVCSILAFSDNFDQLRKRIDSLEQFVGCVSANLGEVERAVDISEEELHVTDYSIKGLLIKPLKAKLAASDSSSSSGQPRTNLVEGKFQPFQIYKSDDYFGKVEEETPAEMILSGQLE, encoded by the exons atgaataatgtGGCTCACGACTATGCAAAAATCATACAGAGCGCCGATCTGGAAAAGGAGATAAACCCGCTCTGCACGAACATCGACGATATGTTGGCTAGACTGGATGAATTTGAAACTTTATTGGCTTCG GTGCGTGCCGAGTCCAATGGAATGATGGCTAATAACGTCTGCAGTATCCTAGCATTTAGCGACAATTTTGACCAACTGCGAAAAAGGATCGACAGCTTGGAGCAGTTTGTGGGATGTGTCAGTGCCAACTTGGGAGAAGTGGAAAGAGCTGTGGACATTTCCGAGGAGGAGCTTCACGTTACGGATTACAGCATCAAGGGTTTACTGATAAAGCCCTTAAAAGCAAAACTAGCTGCCAGCGATTCATCCAGTTCCTCCGGCCAACCCAGAACTAACCTCGTCGAGGGCAAGTTCCAGCCTTtccaaatctacaaatcggatgattattttGGCAAGGTGGAAGAGGAAACCCCGGCAGAGATGATACTTTCAGGACAATTAGAATAA
- the LOC108119038 gene encoding neurofilament heavy polypeptide translates to MKSAIVFLALVAICHSAPLTPIEESPVGLSRPSPISPDVISDPKPEEKVVLLKDVPKDGNRQKRDEHQKPDSVKAQEQLHHHSSEEPLQKPDSVKASEGLIKHKRDTKEHQKPDSVKAREQLHHHSSEEPQQKPDSVKANEGLIKQKRDIKESEKPDSVKAQEQLHHHSSEEPLQKPDSVKANEGLIKQKRDTKESEKPDSVKAQEQLHHHSSEEPHEKPDSVKASEGLIKHKRDTKEEDKKETPVTLIGELPKGEVPQSAPAVAPPKKDKREAHHEEGHNEKAGVVVENKEKKDSQEGKDEPQRLPYNAPGLVASPKKEKRDTIEKPDSVKAREGLQHNPQRAEENRKALESLLAGTPKPEERRQRDIPVPTEVKSTPAEPKSDSTTPPASHRPTAKPVSELFHKDAAIHKPADADKVEE, encoded by the exons ATGAAGTCGGCA aTTGTTTTCCTGGCTTTGGTGGCTATCTGCCACTCGGCTCCCCTGACCCCCATCGAAGAGTCTCCCGTGGGTCTCTCCCGTCCCAGTCCCATCAGTCCAGACGTGATCAGTGATCCGAAGCCAGAGGAGAAGGTCGTTTTGCTAAAGGATGTACCAAAGGATGGTAATCGCCAAAAGCGAGATGAGCACCAGAAACCGGATAGTGTGAAGGCTCAGGAACAGCTTCACCACCATTCGAGCGAGGAGCCCCTCCAGAAGCCAGATAGTGTCAAGGCCAGTGAGGGACTCATCAAGCACAAGCGGGATACCAAGGAGCACCAGAAACCGGACAGTGTCAAGGCTCGGGAACAGCTTCACCACCATTCCAGCGAGGAGCCCCAACAGAAGCCGGATAGTGTTAAGGCCAATGAGGGACTAATCAAGCAGAAGCGGGATATCAAGGAATCAGAGAAGCCGGATAGTGTCAAGGCCCAGGAACAGCTTCACCATCATTCCAGCGAGGAGCCCCTCCAGAAGCCGGATAGCGTTAAGGCCAATGAGGGACTAATCAAGCAGAAGCGAGATACCAAGGAATCTGAGAAGCCGGATAGTGTCAAGGCTCAGGAACAGCTTCACCACCATTCCAGCGAGGAGCCCCATGAGAAGCCAGATAGTGTCAAGGCCAGTGAGGGACTCATAAAGCACAAGCGAGATACCAAGGAGGAAGACAAGAAGGAGACTCCTGTGACTTTGATCGGCGAGCTGCCCAAAGGTGAAGTTCCTCAATCTGCTCCTGCTGTAGCCCCTCCCAAGAAGGACAAGAGAGAAGCTCACCACGAGGAGGGACACAATGAGAAGGCCGGAGTAGTGGTCGAAAATAAGGAAAAGAAGGACTCCCAGGAGGGAAAGGACGAGCCCCAGCGTCTGCCCTACAACGCTCCCGGCTTAGTTGCCTCCCCAAAAAAGGAGAAACGTGATACCATCGAGAAACCGGATAGTGTTAAAGCCCGTGAAGGACTGCAGCACAATCCCCAACGTGCTGAGGAAAATCGCAAGGCTTTGGAGTCCCTACTCGCGGGTACTCCGAAGCCCGAAGAGCGTCGCCAGCGCGACATTCCTGTTCCCACTGAGGTGAAATCCACTCCGGCGGAGCCCAAGTCAGATAGCACCACGCCCCCTGCCTCGCACCGACCCACAGCCAAGCCAGTGTCCGAATTGTTCCACAAGGATGCGGCCATCCACAAGCCTGCAGATGCTGACAAGGTCGAGGAATGA
- the galla-2 gene encoding MIP18 family protein galla-2 yields the protein MLTEIENINPNVYDKIKERQITANEEDENVADPFDKREIFDLIRNINDPEHPLTLEELHVVQENLIRISDGQNSVHINFTPTIPHCSMATLIGLSIRVKLLRSLPTRFKVTVEITPGTHASEQAVNKQLADKERVAAALENKHLAEVINQCISARG from the exons ATGCTCACCGAAATAGAGAATATAAACCCCAATGTTTATGATAAAATCAAGGAGAGGCAGATTACAGCCAATGAAGAAGATGAAAACGTAGCAGATCCCTTCGATAAACGAGAGATTTTTG ACCTTATCCGAAATATTAATGACCCAGAGCACCCACTGACCCTTGAAGAGCTGCATGTCGTCCAGGAGAACCTAATCCGCATCAGCGATGGACAGAATTCCGTTCATATTAATTTTACGCCCACTATTCCACACTGTTCGATGGCCACCCTAATTGGCTTGTCCATTCGGGTTAAGTTGCTCCGCTCACTACCGACGCGCTTCAAGGTTACCGTAGAGATCACACCCGGCACGCACGCTTCCGAACAGGCCGTGAATAAGCAACTGGCGGACAAGGAACGAGTGGCTGCAGCCTTGGAAAACAAGCACCTCGCCGAGGTGATAAACCAATGCATCTCCGCCCGGGGTTGA
- the OXA1L gene encoding mitochondrial inner membrane protein OXA1L, translating to MLAHRMQLLRTANSAAALNSAASRLATQNSSSNRRELHLQRLVGRCDLPLITPKLAWNPQQIRFASGGVTISAGAASGASGTGGADYLEAVPTTQLVDLPDIPAAPIPPSSLGMDAAELVNVVNAAGEPTFASIGLGGWSPVGIVQNCMEFLHCTWDLPWWGAIAIGTLVVRTIIFPLVILAQRNSAKMNNNMPQMQLLQLKMTEARQSGNAIESARYAQEMMLFMREKGVNPLKNMVVPLAQAPLFISFFMGLRQMANTPVDSMRDGGLFWFQDLTMADPFYLLPLITSATLYLTIEIGTDSARLSAANMNTMKYVLRALPIVIFPFTMNFPAAILTYWACSNFISLGQVALLRIPSVRDYFKIEKMLTHAPSALPPKKGFVGGMKESWDNMKISKEIEERQRLDEIRFAKAGKGPLVKTFKYDPTKTAKPINIDPHMRLKEPPNKQG from the exons ATGCTGGCCCACAGGATGCAGCTTTTGAGGACGGCGAACAGCGCCGCTGCCCTCAACTCCGCCGCCAGTCGCCTGGCCACACAG AACTCTTCGAGCAACCGGAGGGAGCTTCACTTGCAAAGGCTCGTCGGAAGATGTGATCTGCCACTAATCACCCCCAAGCTCGCTTGGAATCCTCAACAGATTCGGTTCGCTAGTGGGGGAGTGACGATTTCTGCCGGCGCTGCTTCTGGTGCAAGCGGAACGGGGGGCGCAGATTACTTGGAAGCGGTACCCACAACACAGCTTGTGGATCTGCCTGATATACCCGCTGCGCCCATTCCCCCCTCCTCTCTGGGCATGGACGCTGCTGAATTGGTCAACGTGGTTAACGCGGCGGGAGAGCCAACCTTCGCCTCCATCGGATTGGGCGGCTGGTCGCCTGTGGGCATTGTGCAGAATTGTATGGAGTTCCTACACTGCACCTGGGATTTGCCCTGGTGGGGAGCCATCGCAATTGGAACCCTGGTGGTTCGTACCATTATTTTCCCTCTGGTTATTTTGGCGCAGAGGAACTCGGCCAAGATGAACAACAACATGCCACAGATGCAGTTGCTTCAGCTTAAGATGACAGAAGCTAGGCAGTCGGGCAATGCCATTGAATCCGCCCGATATGCCCAGGAGATGATGCTGTTCATGAGGGAGAAAGGCGTCAACCCGCTGAAGAACATGGTGGTCCCGCTGGCACAGGCTCCACTTTTCATCAGTTTCTTCATGGGCCTGCGACAAATGGCCAATACTCCCGTGGATTCCATGCGCGACGGAGGACTGTTTTGGTTCCAGGATCTTACGATGGCGGATCCCTTTTACCTACTGCCGCTGATAACAAGTGCCACCTTGTACCTGACCATTGAGATCGGCACGGATTCGGCTCGTCTATCGGCCGCTAACATGAACACCATGAAGTATGTGCTGCGTGCACTGCCCATTGTGATCTTTCCCTTCACCATGAACTTTCCGGCGGCAATTCTTACATACTGGGCATGCAgcaattttatttcattaggCCAGGTAGCCCTGCTGCGGATCCCTTCAGTTCGTGACTACTTCAAGATCGAGAAGATGCTGACACATGCGCCCAGTGCATTGCCACCAAAGAAGGGATTTGTCGGAGGAATGAAGGAGT ccTGGGATAACATGAAGATCTCAAAGGAAATCGAGGAACGACAGAGGCTGGATGAGATCCGATTCGCCAAGGCTGGCAAGGGACCGCTCGTCAAGACGTTCAAATACGACCCAACCAAAACAGCGAAGCCCATCAATATCGACCCACACATGCGGTTAAAGGAGCCGCCAAATAAACAGGGATAG
- the LOC108119052 gene encoding pupal cuticle protein Edg-78E-like — protein sequence MFRFMLIASAVLACASAAATYNQDAGAYVVKSAADIQPQGNYQYNYETSNGIAAQESGIGGNHATGGFSWYSPEGELVQISYLADENGYQPSGNWVPTPPPIPAAILKSLEYIRTHPQYVEPAQRSSGFDSRRAGFVKKFAG from the exons ATGTTCCGTTTC ATGCTCATCGCCTCCGCCGTGTTGGCCTGcgcctccgccgccgccactTACAACCAGGATGCTGGAGCCTATGTGGTCAAGAGCGCCGCTGACATCCAGCCCCAGGGCAACTACCAGTACAACTACGAGACTAGCAACGGCATCGCCGCCCAGGAGTCCGGAATCGGTGGAAACCACGCCACCGGTGGCTTCTCCTGGTACTCTCCCGAGGGTGAGCTCGTCCAGATCTCGTATCTGGCTGATGAGAACGGTTACCAGCCCTCTGGAAACTGGGTTCCCACTCCCCCACCAATCCCAGCTGCCATCCTGAAGTCCCTGGAGTACATCCGCACTCACCCTCAGTACGTTGAGCCTGCCCAGCGTTCCTCTGGCTTCGATAGCCGCCGCGCTGGATTTGTGAAGAAGTTCGCCGGTTAA
- the LOC108119057 gene encoding pupal cuticle protein Edg-78E-like, protein MFRYMLIASAVLACAFAASPYNQDAGAYVVKSAADITPEGSYQYNYETSNGIAAQESGIGGNHATGGFSWYSPEGELVQISYLADENGYQPSGNWVPTPPPIPAAILKSLEYIRTHPQYVEPAQRSSGFGGSRAGFLKSVVG, encoded by the exons ATGTTCCGCTAC ATGCTCATCGCCTCCGCCGTGTTGGCCTGCGCCTTCGCCGCCTCTCCCTACAACCAGGATGCTGGAGCCTATGTGGTCAAGAGCGCCGCTGACATCACGCCCGAGGGCAGCTACCAGTACAACTATGAGACTAGCAACGGCATCGCCGCCCAGGAGTCCGGAATCGGTGGAAACCACGCCACCGGTGGCTTCTCCTGGTACTCTCCCGAGGGTGAGCTCGTCCAGATCTCGTATCTGGCTGATGAGAACGGTTACCAGCCCTCTGGAAACTGGGTGCCCACCCCCCCACCAATCCCAGCTGCCATCCTGAAGTCCCTGGAGTACATCCGCACTCACCCTCAGTACGTTGAGCCTGCCCAGCGTTCCTCTGGCTTCGGTGGCAGCCGCGCTGGATTTTTGAAGTCCGTCGTCGGTTAA
- the Cpr67Fb gene encoding larval cuticle protein LCP-17: MFKSALIISLFLVAVVRSADESQAEITKYRSEVKPDGSYSWEYGTSNGIDAQESGVGSAYAAGSVQYTAPDGTPIQLEYTADENGYQPRGAHLPTPPPIPDYILKALAYIEAHPFTRIQLK; encoded by the exons atgTTCAAGAGC GCGCTAATCATTTCCCTCTTCCTGGTGGCTGTGGTCCGTTCAGCCGACGAGTCTCAGGCCGAGATTACCAAGTACCGCAGTGAGGTGAAGCCCGATGGCAGTTATAGCTGGGAGTACGGGACCTCCAACGGCATTGATGCCCAGGAGAGCGGTGTGGGCAGTGCCTATGCTGCTGGCTCCGTCCAGTACACAGCTCCTGATGGGACTCCCATCCAGCTGGAGTACACCGCTGACGAGAACGGATACCAGCCCAGGGGTGCCCATCTACCCACGCCACCTCCGATTCCCGACTACATCCTCAAGGCTCTGGCCTACATCGAGGCTCATCCCTTCACCAGGATCCAGCTGAAGTAG
- the Aps gene encoding diphosphoinositol polyphosphate phosphohydrolase 1 codes for MVKEKPNSTRIYDKDGFRRRAACICVKSENEAEVLLVTSSRRPELWIVPGGGVEPEEEPSVTAVREVLEEAGVVGDLGRCLGVFENNDHMHRTEVFVMNVKQELDEWEDSRSIGRKRQWFTIDDALSQLALHKPTQQHYLMQLQHSKTLDNTNRVVNATHPPKLTNAATPAASPTTA; via the exons ATGGTCAAGGAAAAGCCCAACTCAACTCGTATTTACGACAAGGATGGTTTCAGGCGACGAGCTGCCTGCATTTGTGTCAAGTCGGAGAATGAGGCGGAG GTACTTCTGGTTACCTCCTCTCGTCGTCCGGAGTTGTGGATAGTTCCAGGAGGCGGCGTGGAACCCGAGGAAGAACCCTCTGTGACAGCTGTACGCGAAGTCCTTGAAGAAGCTGGTGTAGTTGGTGATCTAGGTCGTTGCCTGGGAGTATTTGAG AACAACGATCATATGCATCGCACCGAGGTCTTTGTAATGAATGTGAAACAGGAACTGGACGAGTGGGAGGACTCACGCAGCATCGGCCGTAAGCGGCAATGGTTCACCATCGATGACGCCTTGTCGCAGTTGGCGCTGCACAAGCCCACTCAACAGCACTATCTGATGCAGCTGCAGCACTCGAAGACACTGGACAATACGAATCGCGTGGTGAACGCTACTCATCCGCCCAAGTTGACCAATGCCGCCACACCGGCCGCGTCGCCCACCACGGCATAA